One window of the Solanum stenotomum isolate F172 chromosome 11, ASM1918654v1, whole genome shotgun sequence genome contains the following:
- the LOC125845000 gene encoding U-box domain-containing protein 21 — protein MIFSWRRKKKVTKLNSCKELTIPSHFLCPISLDLMKDPVTLCTGISYDRENIEKWIEAQNSTCPVTNQPLRNFDIIPNHTIRKMIQDWCVENKNYGIERVSTPRIPIDSSQVTEICSRLMIEAQQGNEKKCRELVGQVRILAKESERNKKCIVECGVGYVFATCFEIFSMGIQDELLKDLLSGMTWMFPIGQEGISKLVSSTSLRCMARFMKGEDLSARQNAVIVMKELLYYDQSCTDVLIDIEDLVESLYQMVKVPICPSTTKASLTVIYSIISYTSSENNKKFVSKFVNMGLVCLVLEMLVDCEKSIIEKGLAILDIFCNFEEGKQKAYEHGLTMAIIAKKIVRVTEMATECSISILWKLCKSGNNENNSVIEALELGVFQKLLVVLQVGCGEKTKEKATELLKLMNLYKDRVDCFDGSTFKYLKKSY, from the coding sequence ATGATTTTTTCGTGGAGACGTAAAAAGAAGGTTACGAAATTGAACTCTTGTAAAGAACTTACAATTCCATCTCATTTTCTTTGTCCAATTTCTCTTGATTTAATGAAAGATCCAGTCACATTATGTACTGGAATTTCATATGATCGTGAAAACATCGAAAAATGGATCGAGGCACAGAATTCAACGTGCCCCGTGACGAATCAACCCTTGAGAAATTTCGATATCATACCAAACCATACCATAAGGAAAATGATTCAAGATTGGTGTGTGGAGAATAAAAATTATGGCATTGAAAGAGTTTCAACTCCTAGAATTCCAATCGATTCGTCTCAAGTAACGGAGATTTGCTCGAGGCTAATGATTGAAGCTCAACAAGGAAACGAGAAGAAATGTAGGGAGTTAGTGGGACAAGTCAGGATTTTAGCTAAGGAGAGTGAGAGAAACAAGAAATGCATAGTGGAATGTGGGGTAGGTTATGTTTTTGCAACATGTTTCGAGATTTTCTCTATGGGAATTCAGGATGAACTCTTGAAGGACTTGCTATCTGGGATGACGTGGATGTTTCCTATTGGACAAGAGGGGATATCGAAACTCGTGTCATCGACGTCATTACGTTGCATGGCAAGGTTCATGAAAGGTGAAGATTTATCAGCAAGACAAAATGCAGTTATAGTGATGAAAGAATTGCTCTATTATGACCAAAGTTGCACAGATGTCTTAATAGATATCGAAGATTTGGTTGAATCTTTGTACCAAATGGTGAAAGTACCAATTTGCCCCTCCACGACGAAAGCGTCGTTAACGGTAATTTACTCTATTATTTCATATACATCAAGTGAAAATAACAAGAAATTTGTGTCCAAATTTGTAAACATGGGGTTAGTTTGTTTGGTTCTTGAAATGCTTGTGGATTGTGAAAAGAGCATAATAGAGAAGGGATTGGCTATTTTGGACATTTTTTGCAATTTTGAAGAAGGGAAACAAAAGGCTTATGAACATGGATTGACTATGGCAATAATAGCCAAAAAAATAGTGAGAGTTACAGAAATGGCAACAGAatgttcaatttcaattttatggAAACTTTGCAAAAGTGGAAATAATGAGAATAATTCAGTAATTGAGGCATTGGAATTAGgtgtatttcaaaaattattggTGGTTTTACAAGTTGGATGTGGTGAAAAAACTAAGGAAAAAGCTACtgaattgttgaaattgatGAATCTTTACAAAGATAGAGTGGATTGCTTTGATGGATCAACTTTCAAGTATCTCAAGAAGtcatattga